The sequence CATGGGATTTTGCATCTTCAACAACATCGCGATCGCCGCGGAACAGATGCGCCGCAACGCTGGTCCGGTCATCGTCGCCGATTTTGACTATCATCACGGCAACGGCACGCAAGCGTGGGTTGAGCGCGAACTTCGTCTGGGTGACGGGCCGCCGATCGGCTTTATCTCTTCGCACGCCTACCCCGCCTATCCGGGCTCCGGTGCGTTCGCTGAGTCGCGGATCGGCGAGAGCGGTTTCATCATCGACGTGCCGCTGCCGCTTTCGACCGTGACCGACGACTTCATCGCGGTCTGGGCGTCGCTGCTGCCGCCGCTCGTGCGCCGATTGCGGCCGGCGGCGCTCCTTGTCTCGGCGGGATTCGACTTTCTCGCCGGCGATCCGATCGCCGGTCTGCCCGTTTCGCTTCGCGCCGTCGATGCGTTATGTGCTCTCTTCGGTTCAGTGGCGAGCGAGAGGGGGATTGCCTTGAGCTTTATCTTCGAGGGCGGCTATTCGCTTGAAAATCTCACCGCGAGCGGCGCCTCGATGGCGCGAACATTCAATGACGGCCAGTCGCGGGCGACGCATGCGCCCGGAGCCGGCGAGCCCGCATCGCCGAAACTGCGCGCAATAGTTCGTGAGGTGCTGAGCTGGCTCTAACGGAAGGAAAGATCGAGGCTACTGTTTTATGCTCGCGCCGACCGCCGCCAGTTCTTTCGCGGTGAGGTCACCGACGAGCGTCAAGTTCAACTTTCCAGCGTTCCACGTGACGAGCGTTTCGCCGCCGAAATCAGCTGCGTAGCCGTCTTTACCGCCCACGTCTATTTTTTTCGGCGTCATGCCTTCGAACGTCGGCAGCCGTGCCGTGGCGTTCTCGAAGAGCGAGAAGTCGCGCAACCCGTCGTCGTAGACGATCTGCAACGTCTGGATGCCGTCGTGCACGCTCACGGAATCGTGGTCGAGGGTGAAGCCGTCGGGCAACGACGCAGGCCGGGCAATCGAGAATGGCAGCGACGAGGCGAGGGTGGCGTCATCGGTCTCGGCCTTGCCAAACGTCGCGCCCGGCACGAGCCGCATGCCCTGCGGAATGGAGAGATCGAAGAGTTCTTTCGGCAGGGATTTCACGACGCGTACGTTGTCGAAGCTCGACTTCGAAGCGATGGAGCCGTCGGCATGATACGACTCGCGGCGCAAGATGAGATCGGTCTGATCGTCAACCCAGATCCGGCCCACGAGCACGCCTGAGTATTTCGAGGTCAGACTGATCCCGTGCGCGGCGCGGCCGGCCACCGTCGTGGAGGGACCTGACTCGACCCGGTAGTTGCGCTCGACGCGCGCAGCGTCGATGGACTCTGCGAGCGGCGGAGCGCTCGCAGACCATTCGTCCGAATACACGGTGTTGGTGCTCGCCTCGTATTGATACGTCACCTTTTCGTTGCTGATGATCAGCCGGCCGTACGCGTCGACGGGCGCTACATACCAGATACGCCATGCCGAAGGGGCGTTGTGGTCCAATCGCACGACGGTCGAATCCACGCGGTCACGACCGTAGACGATGGTGGTCATCGTGCCGGAATACGACACGGAGTCGTCCGCGGTGACCGCTTTGTGCAGGATGTCTATCGCCGAAGGCTGTGGAGCAGCAGCCGCGGCCGACACGATGAGAACAGAAGCTGCCGCGGCCGCGAACGGGCGCGCAAGCAACACTCCAAGACCAGCGCTAGGGCTGGCTTTGCGCATTGTCGTTGGCCGATGTCAGGACGTATTCCGACCAGGCGCGATCTGAGACCGGCGACCCCATCGTCTGGGCGACGTGTTCCCGCAGATAGTATCCGGTCGAGAAGCTCGGCTGCGGTTGGGCGTACTGGCCGACGCGCACGACTCCCACGGTGAGCACCGCGATGACCGCCGCGAGCGGAATAGCGAGTCGCGGCCGGAGCAGCGCTCTGATACGCTCCGCAAACGATGGCGACTCGGTCGCCTGTCCATGCATCGCCAAGCGCACGCCGGCGAGCACAGACGTCGGCATATCCAGTTCGTCGGCAAATGCGCGGCGCAGGGTTTCGCCCAGCTGCACTTCATGCTGATACTGCGACGCGCAGGACGCGCACGTCTTGATGTGGCTATACACGGCAGCGTCGGTCGCCGCATCAAGCTCATGATGCACGTAGTCGACGAGCAGAGGCTGGCAAGCTGAGCAGTTCATCGGGGTTGGTCCTTGGCGGTGAGGGGTGCGCGGCAAATGCCGGGGACGAAGATTTCGCCGCACCCCGGTCGTCCATATAACGATTCGACCGAGCAAAGCGTTTCGCACTTCGGCCAGACCGCTCGGCGTTCCGGGACGCGGAACATCATTCTGACGGTACCTGTTCGCGGGCGGCGAGGACGTTCTTGCGAAGCTGCTCGCGCGCCCGGTGCAATCGGGATCGGACGGTGCCGATCGAGCAGCCGGCGATGTCGGCTATCTCCTGATACGAGTACTCGTCGATATCTGCGAGCACGACGACGACCCGCTGATCATATGAAAGGCCGCTCAGTGCGCGCTCCATCACAGGCGAAAGTTGGCGGTCGTGCAGCGTCGCGATCGGGTCGTGCGCCGAGTCGGCGAGCGGCCGCGACTGCGGTTGATTGTCTTCCGGCAGCGGTTCGACGAAGACGCCTTTGCGACGCCGCAATTCGTCGCGATGAAGATTGGTGACGATGCGGTAGATCCATGAGAGAAACGACGTGCCTTCGCGAAAACTGTGCCACGCGCGGAATACTCGGATGAAGGCCTCTTGCGCGAGATCGCGCGCGTCAGCTTCATTTCCGGTGAGGCGATACGCGAAGTTGTAGGTCTGCTTGCCATACGTCGCCATAGCCTGCTCGACGAACGAGATCTGCTCGGGCGTAGGCGCTGTGATTGGCGAGCGCGGGCGCGCGGTCATCGGGCGGTGACTTTGCCGCCGCGCAGCGGCAATACCTTGCCTCAGGCCGGCAGGACCGTTTCCGAGTATCGAGTAACTGCAAACGCTGTGATCGAACGCCGCCTGCCCGACGACCCAAATGAAACCGTCCGCCTGATCGTATCGCTCCTCGTCCGCTATCCCGAGCTTTCGCGAATCTCGATCGATTCACGCGCGCGGTCGATCGCGTTTTTCTTCATCGTCAAAGGCACGATCAGCGACGCGGAGCGAGCCGCTTTCGACGGCGCCGTTCGCCGGCACGTCGACGCGTTTCACCGGCTCGACCGGCGCGCGGGCGTCAAGATCGACATCGCTTGGACGGGACTCGACGGGATCACGATCGTCGAGGTGTGCCGCGATACGCGAACCGTCGCGCGCGAGGAGCTCGGCGTCGTCGTCGCTCTGCTCACCGAAGCGTTCGGCGAACGGGTTGTCGCGAATCCGCCGGCAGAAGGCGACGATGAATTTTCAGCTCACGAAGAAGCGGTCGGCAATGCGTTCGACGCGCTGCGCCGCGGCAAGCAGAAGAAGAGCCTCGTGGGTTTTCGCGACGACCGCCGCGTGCTCGTCTGCTTCGCACGCGATGGCCGCGCCCTAAAAGCCGACCTCCGCTAACACTCGCTCCAAAAACGGATTTTCCGAAGGGGCCGACGCTAGTCGGCCCTCGTCTATCAACCCGAAACGAACTACTGAAAGGGCCGACTACTGAAGGGGCCGACGCTAGTCGGCCCACGTCTATCAACGGCGTCACTCGAGTTCGACGGCCTCGCCGTCTCACACGCCCCGGCTTTTGAAACCGCCGGTGATGCCGTGACGGTGCTGGCGACCGGCAATGACCGCACGGCTCGCCTAAGCGAGGCGTTGAACGAGGAGCGGAGCCACGGATGGCGAGAGCGACGAAGTGAACCGAACGACAGAGCGAGCTGGATGCGGAGCGAAGGAGAGTCCTCGCGTGGCGAGCCGTTCGGTCAATAAGTCGCCGTATCGGCGAGAGTATCAGCGTGCAGGGTGGAGAGATTCCGCGGCGGTCACGATGTTGCGGAGAAGCACGGCGGTCGTGACCGGACCGACACCGCCCGGTACGGGGGTCACGCCTGCGGCGACTTCCGCTACGCTGTCAAAATCAGCGTCGCC comes from Candidatus Eremiobacteraceae bacterium and encodes:
- a CDS encoding zf-HC2 domain-containing protein, yielding MNCSACQPLLVDYVHHELDAATDAAVYSHIKTCASCASQYQHEVQLGETLRRAFADELDMPTSVLAGVRLAMHGQATESPSFAERIRALLRPRLAIPLAAVIAVLTVGVVRVGQYAQPQPSFSTGYYLREHVAQTMGSPVSDRAWSEYVLTSANDNAQSQP
- a CDS encoding sigma-70 family RNA polymerase sigma factor; this translates as MTARPRSPITAPTPEQISFVEQAMATYGKQTYNFAYRLTGNEADARDLAQEAFIRVFRAWHSFREGTSFLSWIYRIVTNLHRDELRRRKGVFVEPLPEDNQPQSRPLADSAHDPIATLHDRQLSPVMERALSGLSYDQRVVVVLADIDEYSYQEIADIAGCSIGTVRSRLHRAREQLRKNVLAAREQVPSE
- a CDS encoding sigma-E factor regulatory protein RseB domain-containing protein; this translates as MLLARPFAAAAASVLIVSAAAAAPQPSAIDILHKAVTADDSVSYSGTMTTIVYGRDRVDSTVVRLDHNAPSAWRIWYVAPVDAYGRLIISNEKVTYQYEASTNTVYSDEWSASAPPLAESIDAARVERNYRVESGPSTTVAGRAAHGISLTSKYSGVLVGRIWVDDQTDLILRRESYHADGSIASKSSFDNVRVVKSLPKELFDLSIPQGMRLVPGATFGKAETDDATLASSLPFSIARPASLPDGFTLDHDSVSVHDGIQTLQIVYDDGLRDFSLFENATARLPTFEGMTPKKIDVGGKDGYAADFGGETLVTWNAGKLNLTLVGDLTAKELAAVGASIKQ
- a CDS encoding histone deacetylase; protein product: MRITLAQRFAEHHTGTHHPERPERIEAFIAGLEAGGCPRTDLQPATPAPLPAILSVHGAAYVAGVERICLGLASDDIAELPTGDTIVSRSSYEIALEAAGAALTAAEQSTAGDPTLAITRPPGHHATPDRGMGFCIFNNIAIAAEQMRRNAGPVIVADFDYHHGNGTQAWVERELRLGDGPPIGFISSHAYPAYPGSGAFAESRIGESGFIIDVPLPLSTVTDDFIAVWASLLPPLVRRLRPAALLVSAGFDFLAGDPIAGLPVSLRAVDALCALFGSVASERGIALSFIFEGGYSLENLTASGASMARTFNDGQSRATHAPGAGEPASPKLRAIVREVLSWL